The proteins below come from a single Streptococcus porcinus genomic window:
- a CDS encoding ClC family H(+)/Cl(-) exchange transporter, translating into MENHKNEYAFSNESIISFVWRGILVGSIAGVIVSLFRLLIEKLSHLVVATYQMSHDKPSLVLVIIAISVLVLVVISQFIASEPDIKGSGIPHVEGELKGLLAPAWWPVLWKKFIAGVLAISMGFMLGREGPSIQLGAMSAKGLAKFLKSSRLEKRVLIASGAAAGLSAAFNAPIAGLLFVVEEIYHHFSRLIWITALVASLVANFISLHIFGLEPILAMPKAMPFLDLNHYWLLILLGTFLGVLGYVYEFVILAFPKYINQICSALHLSPKYQGLIPLIFIVPIGYYFPQLLGGGNGLIIGLSINQPTLLMVCLFFILRFIGSMISYGSGLPGGIFLPILTLGALLGLIFGLLFQKIGLLEPGFLPLFIVLGMAGYFAAISKAPLTGMLLVTEMVGDLKPLMAIAVVTFVAYFLMDLLKGAPIYEAMLEKMPIMPPHDLVEPTLVELTVSDHIAGRYVRDLKLPDNVLITTQVYHGRSQVVSGDTVLISGATIFMVVNESEVGHVRQLVMSV; encoded by the coding sequence ATGGAAAATCATAAAAATGAATACGCTTTTTCAAATGAATCAATTATTTCGTTTGTTTGGCGAGGTATTTTAGTTGGTAGTATTGCTGGTGTTATAGTTAGTTTATTTAGACTTCTGATTGAGAAGTTATCGCATTTAGTGGTAGCTACTTACCAGATGTCGCATGATAAACCAAGTCTAGTGCTAGTAATCATTGCTATAAGTGTTCTAGTACTTGTAGTTATTAGTCAATTTATTGCTTCTGAACCAGATATCAAGGGCTCAGGGATACCTCATGTGGAAGGAGAACTTAAAGGTTTATTAGCACCCGCTTGGTGGCCTGTCCTTTGGAAAAAGTTCATAGCAGGAGTTTTGGCTATTTCAATGGGATTTATGCTCGGACGAGAGGGTCCCTCAATTCAATTAGGAGCAATGTCAGCAAAGGGATTGGCAAAATTTTTAAAATCCAGTCGCTTAGAAAAAAGAGTTCTCATTGCAAGCGGAGCAGCTGCGGGTTTGTCTGCAGCTTTCAATGCACCTATTGCAGGTTTGCTTTTTGTGGTAGAAGAAATTTACCATCATTTTTCACGTTTAATTTGGATTACTGCTTTAGTTGCTAGCTTGGTTGCCAATTTTATTTCACTGCATATTTTTGGTTTAGAACCCATTCTTGCTATGCCAAAAGCGATGCCTTTTTTGGATTTGAATCATTACTGGCTATTAATCCTCTTAGGAACTTTCCTGGGAGTTTTAGGATATGTCTATGAGTTTGTTATCCTAGCTTTCCCAAAATATATCAACCAAATATGTAGTGCTCTCCATCTTTCTCCAAAATATCAAGGGTTAATTCCTCTTATATTTATTGTCCCCATCGGCTATTATTTTCCCCAGTTGCTTGGTGGTGGCAATGGATTGATCATAGGGCTTTCCATCAATCAACCAACATTACTTATGGTTTGTTTATTTTTTATATTGCGCTTTATTGGAAGCATGATTTCCTATGGAAGTGGTTTACCAGGAGGCATCTTCCTTCCCATTTTGACCTTAGGGGCTCTTTTAGGCTTAATTTTTGGTCTCCTTTTCCAAAAAATCGGATTATTAGAACCTGGATTTTTGCCTTTATTTATAGTCCTTGGTATGGCTGGTTATTTTGCAGCTATCTCAAAAGCTCCGCTGACTGGTATGCTTTTAGTCACAGAAATGGTTGGTGATTTAAAGCCTTTAATGGCTATTGCAGTAGTGACCTTTGTTGCATATTTCTTAATGGATCTCCTAAAAGGAGCTCCTATCTATGAAGCAATGTTAGAAAAAATGCCAATCATGCCCCCACATGACTTGGTTGAACCTACCTTGGTTGAACTTACCGTGAGTGATCATATAGCAGGGCGTTATGTTAGAGATTTAAAATTGCCCGACAATGTTCTTATTACAACTCAAGTTTATCATGGCCGATCTCAAGTAGTTTCAGGAGACACTGTATTAATAAGTGGTGCGACCATTTTTATGGTAGTTAATGAATCGGAAGTTGGACATGTTCGGCAACTAGTTATGTCCGTATAA
- a CDS encoding S8 family serine peptidase has product MTKKSIYATQTRILLNSSILLLFAGLATNSSNVSADSHETDNNASANNIQAGSASRAEAINTKEVELNYKEDSGTSIETKNSSFDTTPSMPLLDQADTIHNQEVKAEGDTKLDGRGVLIASIDSGIDLTHETLSLDNDISDRDLKEKTVASGASRKVPYVFDTMSGDTSIKDDQTEHGMHIAGVLVGNTKNGFKGMAKNAQLLAYRTWSKDNSEGYQGSSQFFAMEDAMNRKADIISLSIGEIGTGRNDDIWAKVLERAKKEDVIIAAAMGNYGTSSMTNSYDTLVDEKFSLQDNSTLLSVSSNDSVLGVGSYYDTHMRLPHLKIEDLDLAYENINWHNYFLFEQKDKNQISFDNNIIDLEQEKSISNISGKIVLVNRKSEQVYQQLVTIMGEKPKGIILVNAATATTYGNYKNIPEIRSTLLGDSKGLFQATWAISVSANDGEKLRHYLKNQSQKLHRLTIERDPKLTKVFEHKGISGFSTWGPRPDLELKPDLVAPGENVFSSGNENSYYNDSGTSMAAPHVAGASAMLLPITKQFQTKWNQNFAKISLIQLNKLLLQNTADILIDHTVPNGKPLLPYSPRRQGAGAVNLLKALKTKVFLSDENLKGAISLKDFTEKEKTFSLVLHNLSDKEQFFKLEASPILGKVTYDNKRQNLEKKLPIKTVHSRQIEEASLIAPRYVRIAPNSQMTIPMTLKVGKVKMDEFIEGFVRFKSLNKEQADLSIPYFGFYGDWNREKIVDPVAWQDGSKTKMTGIVKAYPIGLEIFDYVPWGVDYNKWKEDHNNLEADPRHYVMQSLGGIDSHALMKLRLIFMRHAKDFQVEITDSADPQLAKTLKVLKVGHYYPKFMESAYQEYPDRYQPMFGDYDPDLEWDGSLYNPKTNDDQPIAEGSYFIKIKARLDENRPWQETYIPFTVDNTKPKVRLVHNTDKEVLLAITDKHLKDVTIVMEDKVTKELKAGADGYYRVPKNSGDTYSGYSLIIEDFGENRVEYDLQELLLKGNLKEKESKRLSKKSLLTDSSVLKPKKKLIPQPGHDIEPDNDTEWEDDNQEWETSDSNPKEFTHGTDFHDGKLTSAYTEATASNDVDIEFDENGNAFRTYYIHLQKGQHLFLTNTNALYNAKQKQSLFAPSWQKRYDYQESDYKDSHFKEIKVPIFQGSNTLNVKAYYNNELISNKGYAIKLDTRTPELTFHNTNIHYFHKEGLSSEDREDQLLGEITIPNNVLRLAGKIKDAQDGWKLFVNGDMVDSRIKDGEYDDYFHQNESEWYYEKAIEDGDYVKVVISDYVNNNTSYLFKVKVDSNALNDGLAEHLLKRKEKKEGLLRENQKKPIKKEDLMKPSQLANFNGKGITNAEELIYALSVVLPDYSIQVLNVSIEPQLPTKGQALIQLQKGQAIGQFTLNWETPVQSEQKATNTLPVNVQFSFERNNKNVKTYARALFNSYKTENVSRNMESITGTGTLGTREKTLPVTGEKDSKVWYILAIFFSLFYFKSSRKRKEFNKEN; this is encoded by the coding sequence TACTCATGAAACGCTGAGTTTAGATAATGATATTAGCGATCGTGACTTAAAAGAAAAAACAGTTGCTTCTGGGGCTAGCAGAAAAGTTCCTTATGTCTTTGATACTATGAGTGGGGATACTAGTATTAAAGATGATCAGACAGAACATGGGATGCACATTGCAGGTGTTTTGGTCGGTAACACTAAAAACGGTTTCAAAGGAATGGCTAAGAATGCACAACTTTTGGCCTACCGTACTTGGAGTAAAGATAATAGTGAAGGTTATCAGGGGTCCAGTCAATTTTTTGCGATGGAAGATGCGATGAACCGAAAAGCAGATATTATAAGTTTGAGCATAGGTGAGATAGGGACAGGTCGAAATGACGATATCTGGGCTAAAGTTTTGGAGCGAGCAAAGAAAGAAGACGTTATTATTGCGGCGGCCATGGGAAACTATGGAACCTCTTCAATGACAAATTCCTATGATACCTTAGTAGACGAAAAATTCTCACTTCAAGATAATTCAACACTTTTATCAGTATCATCAAATGACTCAGTTTTAGGTGTAGGTTCCTATTATGACACCCACATGCGTTTACCACATCTCAAAATTGAAGACTTAGACTTAGCTTATGAGAATATTAATTGGCACAATTATTTCTTATTTGAGCAAAAAGATAAAAATCAGATTAGTTTTGATAATAATATTATTGACTTGGAGCAGGAAAAAAGTATTTCGAATATTAGTGGAAAAATTGTCCTAGTTAATCGAAAAAGTGAACAAGTCTACCAACAACTAGTAACAATCATGGGAGAAAAACCCAAAGGTATCATCTTAGTTAACGCTGCGACTGCCACCACATATGGTAATTACAAAAACATCCCTGAAATACGAAGTACCTTACTTGGTGATTCAAAAGGTTTATTTCAAGCAACTTGGGCAATTAGTGTTTCAGCAAATGACGGGGAGAAGCTCCGTCATTACCTTAAAAATCAATCTCAGAAGCTTCATCGTCTTACCATCGAGAGAGATCCAAAGCTAACCAAGGTTTTTGAACATAAAGGAATTTCAGGTTTTAGTACCTGGGGACCAAGACCTGATCTTGAATTAAAACCGGATTTAGTCGCTCCCGGTGAAAATGTCTTTTCATCAGGTAATGAGAATAGTTATTATAACGACAGCGGGACATCAATGGCTGCACCACACGTTGCAGGTGCTAGTGCCATGTTATTGCCTATCACAAAACAATTCCAAACCAAATGGAACCAGAACTTTGCTAAAATTTCGCTCATTCAACTTAATAAACTATTGCTACAAAACACTGCTGATATTTTGATTGATCATACAGTACCAAATGGTAAACCACTCTTACCATACTCTCCAAGGCGTCAAGGAGCAGGAGCAGTCAATCTCTTAAAAGCATTGAAGACTAAGGTATTTCTTTCAGATGAAAACTTAAAAGGTGCTATCAGTCTTAAGGATTTCACTGAAAAGGAAAAAACGTTTTCCCTTGTTTTACACAATCTATCTGATAAAGAACAATTCTTCAAACTTGAAGCAAGTCCCATCTTAGGAAAAGTAACTTATGACAATAAGAGGCAAAATCTTGAAAAAAAACTGCCTATCAAAACAGTTCATTCTCGCCAAATTGAAGAAGCTAGTCTTATTGCTCCGAGATATGTGAGAATTGCACCAAATAGCCAGATGACTATTCCTATGACTCTGAAAGTTGGAAAAGTAAAAATGGACGAATTTATAGAAGGGTTTGTTCGCTTTAAGTCGCTTAACAAAGAGCAGGCTGACTTGAGTATACCTTATTTTGGCTTCTATGGAGATTGGAATCGTGAAAAGATAGTTGATCCAGTTGCATGGCAAGACGGTAGCAAAACAAAAATGACAGGTATCGTTAAAGCTTATCCTATAGGGCTTGAAATTTTCGATTATGTTCCTTGGGGTGTTGACTATAATAAATGGAAAGAAGATCACAATAACCTAGAGGCAGATCCGCGTCATTATGTTATGCAATCACTTGGTGGTATTGATAGTCATGCGCTGATGAAACTTCGACTAATCTTTATGCGACATGCTAAGGATTTTCAGGTCGAAATAACAGATTCAGCTGATCCTCAACTAGCAAAAACGTTGAAAGTTCTGAAAGTGGGCCACTATTATCCTAAATTTATGGAAAGTGCTTATCAAGAATATCCAGACCGTTACCAACCAATGTTTGGAGATTACGATCCCGATCTTGAATGGGACGGTAGCCTTTATAATCCAAAAACAAATGATGACCAGCCTATCGCTGAAGGATCATACTTTATCAAAATTAAGGCACGATTAGATGAAAATAGGCCTTGGCAAGAAACTTATATTCCCTTCACCGTTGATAACACTAAACCAAAGGTTAGACTTGTCCATAATACCGATAAAGAAGTTCTTCTTGCTATCACAGATAAGCACCTAAAAGATGTTACTATTGTTATGGAAGATAAAGTAACGAAAGAACTTAAAGCAGGTGCTGATGGTTATTATCGTGTGCCTAAAAACAGTGGTGACACTTACTCAGGCTATAGCCTAATTATTGAAGATTTTGGTGAAAATAGAGTTGAATATGACCTGCAAGAACTTTTGTTAAAAGGTAATCTCAAAGAGAAAGAGTCAAAAAGACTTTCTAAAAAATCCTTACTTACTGATTCGAGTGTTCTTAAACCCAAGAAAAAACTTATTCCTCAACCAGGACATGACATTGAACCAGATAATGATACTGAATGGGAAGATGATAATCAGGAGTGGGAAACAAGTGATAGTAACCCTAAAGAGTTCACCCATGGAACAGATTTCCATGATGGGAAATTAACATCAGCTTACACAGAAGCAACAGCCTCTAATGATGTTGATATTGAATTTGATGAAAACGGAAACGCCTTTAGGACATATTATATTCATTTGCAAAAAGGACAACATCTTTTTCTAACTAATACAAACGCTTTATATAATGCTAAGCAAAAACAGAGTCTTTTTGCTCCAAGTTGGCAAAAAAGATACGACTACCAAGAGTCGGATTATAAAGATAGTCATTTTAAGGAAATAAAGGTTCCAATTTTTCAAGGTTCAAATACCTTGAATGTCAAAGCCTACTATAACAATGAACTGATTTCTAATAAAGGCTATGCCATCAAGCTTGATACGCGGACTCCAGAACTGACTTTCCACAATACAAATATCCATTATTTCCATAAAGAGGGATTAAGTTCAGAAGATAGAGAAGATCAGCTATTGGGAGAAATTACTATCCCAAACAATGTCTTGCGTTTAGCCGGTAAAATTAAGGATGCTCAAGACGGATGGAAACTATTTGTGAATGGTGATATGGTTGACAGTCGTATAAAAGATGGAGAATATGATGACTATTTCCACCAGAATGAATCTGAATGGTACTATGAGAAAGCTATCGAAGATGGAGATTATGTCAAAGTAGTTATTTCTGACTATGTTAACAACAACACTTCTTATTTGTTTAAGGTTAAGGTTGATTCTAATGCTTTAAACGATGGCTTAGCTGAGCATCTATTAAAGAGAAAAGAAAAAAAGGAAGGCCTACTACGAGAAAATCAAAAAAAACCTATTAAAAAAGAGGATTTGATGAAGCCTTCCCAATTAGCTAACTTTAATGGTAAGGGAATTACAAATGCTGAAGAGTTAATATATGCCTTGTCGGTAGTATTACCAGACTACAGCATTCAAGTTCTAAATGTGTCAATTGAACCACAGCTACCAACAAAAGGACAGGCACTTATTCAATTACAAAAAGGACAGGCAATAGGACAATTTACATTAAATTGGGAAACCCCAGTCCAGTCAGAACAAAAAGCTACTAACACTTTGCCTGTAAATGTGCAGTTTTCATTTGAAAGAAATAATAAAAATGTAAAGACCTATGCAAGGGCTTTATTTAATAGCTATAAGACAGAAAACGTAAGTCGGAATATGGAAAGTATTACTGGAACAGGTACGTTAGGAACAAGAGAGAAGACTCTTCCTGTAACAGGTGAAAAGGATTCAAAAGTGTGGTATATTCTTGCAATTTTCTTTAGTCTCTTTTACTTTAAGTCAAGTCGAAAAAGAAAAGAATTTAATAAAGAAAACTAG